The Euzebyales bacterium genome includes the window CGCATGGCGCACCAGATCCTCGAGCACCACTCGGGCGCGGATGCTCTCGTGGTCATGGGCGTCCACACGCGCGGTGCGCCGCTCGCACGGCGCCTCGTGACCGACATCGAGGAGATCGAGCAGGTCCGCGTGCCGGTGGGTGCGCTCGACGTGTCGCTGTACCGCGACGACTATGCGCGCATCGGCCCCCGGCCCCTGGAACGCACGCACTTCCCCGTCGACACCGCCGGGCGCACCGTGATCCTGGTGGACGACGTCCTGTACACGGGACGGACCGTACGCGCCGCGATGGAGGCGGTCATCGACCAGGGCCGGCCGGACGCGATCGAGCTGGCGGTGCTGGTCGACCGTGGGCACAGGGAGCTGCCGATCCGCGCGGACTACGTGGGCAAGAACCTGCCGACGGCCGCCGACGAGGTCGTACGCGTGCGGCTGCGGGAGCACGACGACGTCGACGCCGTGTCCATCGAGCACAGGACGGCGCAGCAGTGACAACACCCGACGCGATCGTCCTCGACCCGCCCGACACCCACAGGCGTGGGCTGACCCACCTGCTGGACATGGCGGCGCTCGACGCCGACACGATCACCGCCGTCCTCGACACCGCCCGCGCGTTCGAGCAGCTCGCGACCCGTCCGATCAAGAAGG containing:
- the pyrR gene encoding bifunctional pyr operon transcriptional regulator/uracil phosphoribosyltransferase PyrR, with protein sequence MTAARASGAVTPDPLSREVLDAEAIRRAVRRMAHQILEHHSGADALVVMGVHTRGAPLARRLVTDIEEIEQVRVPVGALDVSLYRDDYARIGPRPLERTHFPVDTAGRTVILVDDVLYTGRTVRAAMEAVIDQGRPDAIELAVLVDRGHRELPIRADYVGKNLPTAADEVVRVRLREHDDVDAVSIEHRTAQQ